In Hemicordylus capensis ecotype Gifberg chromosome 3, rHemCap1.1.pri, whole genome shotgun sequence, one DNA window encodes the following:
- the LOC128350769 gene encoding uncharacterized protein LOC128350769, which yields MRTMTEEMAEDWDEFLPFIVLSHNGKKHCSTKFSPFRLFLRREAKLACDVPLELDCEVHWKDEDIAKEVVHQAVKFKATVEAAQENIQKAQERQQKQYRARKTSKKGVMNVSVGDKVLLLNHRKRTHKGAKFEQDYLGPYTVDKLEGKKVTLRTPQGNPIKNTYNISSVKPYKEICAPVPEDHNYIAVSSQNVKCSAAPMAPKEDLGTPMSQKECNSLWQSAAAPADAAMEIWAKKAKVIMERKEEDRLEAVVHSTKL from the exons ATGAGAACGATGACTGAGGAGATGGCTGAGGACTGGGATGAGTTTCTGCCTTTCATTGTATTATCACATAATGGAAAGAAACACTGCTCCACAAAATTCTCACCTTTCAGGCTTTTTCTCAGGCGTGAGGCAAAACTTGCCTGTGATGTCCCATTAGAATTG GATTGCGAAGTTCACTGGAAGGATGAAGATATTGCCAAGGAAGTTGTTCATCAGGCCGTGAAGTTCAAAGCAACTGTGGAAGCAGCCCAGGAAAACATTCAGAAAGCACAAGAAAGGCAGCAGAAGCAGTACAGGGCGAGGAAGACATCCAAAAAGGGTGTTATGAATGTCAGCGTGGGTGATAAAGTACTGCTTTTGAATCACAGAAAGAGAACACACAAGGGTGCGAAGTTTGAGCAGGACTATCTAGGTCCCTACACTGTGGACAAGCTTGAAGGGAAGAAGGTCACACTTCGCACTCCTCAGGGGAACccaattaaaaatacatacaatatATCTTCGGTGAAGCCTTACAAAGAGATCTGTGCTCCTGTTCCTGAGGACCACAACTATATTGCTGTCAGTTCCCAGAATGTGAAGTGCTCAGCAGCACCAATGGCACCAAAGGAGGACTTGGGTACCCCGATGAGCCAAAAGGAATGCAACAGTTTATGGCAATCTGCAGCAgcccctgcagatgctgccatggagatATGGGCTAAGAAAG CAAAAGTGATCATGGAGCGCAAGGAAGAAGACAGACTGGAAGCAGTTGTGCACTCCACAAAGCTGTAG